A window of Thermoanaerobaculia bacterium genomic DNA:
CGGCTACGCGATGTCCGACAGCGATCCGCGCCGCCAGGAGCTGATCCGGACGGGCGGCCTCTGGGGCGACACGCACCACCCGGCGCTCTCGGAGACCGACGGCGTGTACGACGGGCGCTACGTCTACATCAACGACCTGGCCAACGCCCGCGTCGCCCGCGTCCGGCTCGACTACTTCGAGGCCGACAAGATCGCGAAGATCCCGAACCTGCAGGGGGCCCACGGCATCGCGGTCCTCTCGCCGAACACCCGGCTCCTCGTCGTCAACGGGGAGTTCGAGCAGCCGACCGACGGCATGGCCACCAACCCCGCGCCCTACACCTCGGTGATCGCCTATCTCGACCCCGAGACGATGCAGACGAAGTTCGAGGTCCGCGTCCCCGGCAACATCGACATCGCCGACACCTCCAAGGACGGGCGCTACTCCTTCTCGACCTCCTACAACCTCGAGCAGGGGAAGGACATCAACCAGATGACGCAGCTCGACCGCGACGCGGTGGTCGCCGTGGACGTCCCGCTCGCCGAGAAGGCGGTCGCCGCGGGAAAGGGCCACGTCGTCAACGGCGTCCCGATCCTCGAGCCTTCGGAGAACCCCGGGGTCGTGACGATGATCCCGGTCCCGAAAAATCCGCACGGCATCAACGTTTCGCCGGACGGAAAGTACGTGATCGCGAGCGGCAAGCTCTCGCCGACCGTCTCGATCATCGACGCGCACACGCTGAAGATCCTCGCCGAACCGGAGGTCGGTCTGGGGCCGCTCCACACCACGTTCGACGGCCGCGGCAACGCCTACACCTCGCTCTTCATCGACAGCCAGGTCGTGAAGTGGAACATCGAGAAGGCGATCAAGGGAGCCCCCGACTACATCGTGGACCGCATCGACATCCACTACAACATCGGCCACCTCCAGGCGGTCGGGGGCGCTTCCATGAAGCCGGCGGGCGATTACCTGCTCGCGCTCAACAAGCTTTCGAAGGACCAGTACCTCCCGGTCGGGCCCGACCTGCCGGAGGACCAGGAGCTGATCGACATCTCGGGCCACAAGATGAAGATGCTCGCCTCGTTCCCGACGCCGCCGGAGCCCCACGACGCCGAGTTCATCGACGCGAAGATCCTGTCGCCCCGGGTCAAGCAGGTTTACACGCCCGCCCCGGACGCGGTCTCGGAGGGGCGTGAGACCGTCGTGCGTACGGGGCCGCACTCGGTCACCGTGAACATGACGATGCTCAGGAGCGCGTACACGCCGGACAGCTTCACGGTGCGCGAGGGCGACCAGGTGACGCTCCACCTGACCAACGTCGAGACGATCCGCGACAACATCCACGGCTTCGCCCTGCCCGACCACGGCCTGAACCTGCAGCTGCCTCCCGGCGACACGCGGACCGTGACGGTCCCCGCCGGCCGGCCGGGCGTCTACTGGTACTACTGCACGAACTTCTGCAGCGCTCTTCACCTGGAGATGCGCGGACGCATGATCGTCCAGCCGAAGGACTCCACGATCCCGATCCCGGACTGGAAATCGGCGCAGAACGTCAAGGGAACGGTGCCGGGCGTGCCTTCCACGGGGGCGGTGCAGTGATCGGGGGCGCCTCGCACGGCGGGACGATCGGGCGTCGTTCGGCGGCCGCGGCGCCCCCGCGCGCGGCATCGCGGCCGGAACCCTCCCGAATCGTCTCGGCGGGCTCCGACGGGGCGATCGGAAGGCGCGCCTGGTCCGGCCCCCCGGGCCGCCGCCTCGCCTTCTTCGCCGCGGCCGCGCTCGCCGCCGCGGCCGCGTTCCTCCCGCTCTGGGGCTTCCGCATGTCGGCGCCGCAGTACCCCGGCGAGTCGCTTCACCTGACGGTGACCGCGCGGGCGATCGGCGGCGACGTGCACGAGATCACGACGCTCCAGAAATACATCGGGGTCCGGTTCCCGACGCGCCTCCCGGAGCTCCACTACCTCGTTCCGGCGATCCTGTCGCTCGCGGCCGCTTTCCTGGTCGCGGGCCTGCTCGCGGGACGACGCCGGGGCCGATACGTCGCGTGGGGCGCGTTCGCTCTGTCGGTCCTCTTTTTCGCGGCGTCGGCGGCCGTCCTCCAGAAGCGCCTCTACGACGTGGGACACGACCGCGACCCGCACGCGCCGCTGCGTTCGATGCACGACTTCACGCCGCCGCTCGTCGGCCCCGCGAAGATCGGCAACTTCACGGTCTGGTCGTATCCGCACGCGGGCGCGGGACTCCTGATCGCCGCGGCCGGCGCGGTCGCCTGGGGTCTTCGAGCGCGCCGGGAGCGCGGCCCGCGGAGCCTCGACGGAGCCCGCGGGTGAGACGGACCCTTCTCCTCGCCTGCGCGCTGCTCGCCGCCGCTCCGATTTCCGCGCGGACGTGGCGCGTCGGCGGTCCCGGCGCCGACTTTCCGCTGATCGCCCCCGCCGTCGCGGCGGCGGCGCCGGGCGACGTGATCGAGGTCTCCGCGGGCGTCTACCGGGAGGATCTCGTGCTTTCCCGGACCGTCGCGCTCGTCGGACACGGCCGGCCCCGGCTCTTCGGGACGGGGCTCGGAACCGTCATCGACATCCAGGCCCCGGGGTGCGAGGTCCGCGGCTTCGACATCGAGGGGAGCGGCGAAGGGCAGACGAATCGGATGGACGCCGCGTTCCACGTCGCGTCGAACGGAAACCGCATCGTCGACAACCGGATCGAGCGCGTGTTCTATGGCA
This region includes:
- a CDS encoding cupredoxin domain-containing protein, with the translated sequence GFLSGGQSGSIFVIGVPSCRLIREIPIFEPRAAYGYAMSDSDPRRQELIRTGGLWGDTHHPALSETDGVYDGRYVYINDLANARVARVRLDYFEADKIAKIPNLQGAHGIAVLSPNTRLLVVNGEFEQPTDGMATNPAPYTSVIAYLDPETMQTKFEVRVPGNIDIADTSKDGRYSFSTSYNLEQGKDINQMTQLDRDAVVAVDVPLAEKAVAAGKGHVVNGVPILEPSENPGVVTMIPVPKNPHGINVSPDGKYVIASGKLSPTVSIIDAHTLKILAEPEVGLGPLHTTFDGRGNAYTSLFIDSQVVKWNIEKAIKGAPDYIVDRIDIHYNIGHLQAVGGASMKPAGDYLLALNKLSKDQYLPVGPDLPEDQELIDISGHKMKMLASFPTPPEPHDAEFIDAKILSPRVKQVYTPAPDAVSEGRETVVRTGPHSVTVNMTMLRSAYTPDSFTVREGDQVTLHLTNVETIRDNIHGFALPDHGLNLQLPPGDTRTVTVPAGRPGVYWYYCTNFCSALHLEMRGRMIVQPKDSTIPIPDWKSAQNVKGTVPGVPSTGAVQ